The Vitis vinifera cultivar Pinot Noir 40024 chromosome 8, ASM3070453v1 genome segment ggaaaaatgagggGAAATAGAAATTGCGAAAAAAAAGGTGGAGTTGTTGGTCACTGTACTGGTTGggtcatatataattattatcttattattgatGGATAAAGGAGGGAAACCACTCCAATTGGTTgatgaaaaagaagaatgatTGGATGTCACCATTGATGGGGAAGTTGATAatgcaattatatatatatatatatatatatatatatatatgttatttgaCTTGATAATGCAATTAGATATGATGATAATTCTTTGGATGCCTTTACTAGTGATGGTGATGGTGTTGTTGAAGACTATTTGATGGAGCCAAGAGAATTGGACTTTGGGAGAGAAAAAGAGGAACTAAATGAGAAATTATTAAAGTGACAAACAATTAATTCtatgatttgattttgttagtatttttctaaactttttagggttttttttatttttatttattcataaagaTTGAGGCTTACAGCGCACCTCACTACAactaatttgtaataaaatttctcattttccttcttCTTGGGTTTCTGCAAGAGTGTGGAGGCTGAACCGCATgatgctatatatatatgttatttgaCTTGATAATGCAATTAGATATGATGATAATTCTTTGGATGCCTTTACTAGTGATGGTGATGGTGTTGTTGAAGACTATTTGATGGAGCCAAGAGAATTGGACTTTGGGAGAGAAAAAGAGGAACTAAATGAGAAATTATTAAAGTGACAAACAATTAATTCtatgatttgattttgttagtatttttctaaattttttagggtttgtttttttttttttattcataaagaTTGAGGCTTACAGCGCACCTCACTACAactaatttgtaataaaatttctcattttccttcttCTTGGGTTTCTGCAAGAGTGTGGAGGCTGAACCGCATGATGCTACAATAATCTGTTGTAGGAGACTATGCTAATGTTCTGAAACCATAGGAGAACTTGGAAGAAGATTATCACTATCAAATAAGTTAGAAACAGGATTGATGTGGACAGAACCCTAAAATGTTGAGTAGATGGACCAACTAGAAGCTAAAATAAATACAAGATGATAAACAGTGTACTATTGCAAATTAAAGAGTTTGATGGGAGAAAAAGCTAGTTGTTTTGTTCTTAACGAAGATGAGGAAGTTACTTGATACAAGTTAGGGAACTCACTCAAATATCCTGATTGAAGGATGAATCGTGAAGGCAATCGGAAAAGTTGCTTACTTATAAGGTGCTGGCTTTTTTGGACTTTAATTTAATAATGTTCTTTATGTTGTCTGACATGACATGGgttttatatttgttatgttGTAGCTTTGTCTGTGCTATGAATTGCAAAAATTCTCTATTTGGATTTGCATTAACATAGACCTGCAAGATAGTATAAACAATAATACATGCATGCTATGTTGCattgcatgaacacttcaaagtATGTGAAGCACCCATGCCAGACATGACACAGCAAAGTTTTCGGTAATGGGATATGTGTCTGACTTTATATGCCACAGGTGTgatcaaataagaaaagaaaagaaaaaaaaaatcatagttCATTATTAATGACCTTAGATTTGCATTGGAATTTCTATCTTATTTAtacaattaaatttagaaattctaTCTTATTTAGACACTTCAATTAAGCCTAGGAATATTGAgcgaaaaaaataaatttggaagtcaGGTTATTTAGTCATTTAGTCCTTTTTGACTCCTAGACACACATCAACACTCTAAACTTGTACTGGAGGCCATTTAACATGGTATAAATGGATAGATGCATTACTTAGCTTTGTAGCATCTAGTGTTTACTATTTACTGTAAAAAGAACCTGTTGTCATTTGTTCTCAAAATGGAAGGTAGTTCCATAATTGGATTTCATTGTGTATGCAGCTGAGTTTTTTCCTGATCGATCAGAAGTGCAATGTCTGCACCGATGGCAAAAGGTTCTTAATCCAGAGCTTGTTAAAGGACCATGGACTCAAGAGGTTGGCACCTGGCCTGCTTCCTCTTTTAGTATTATCTGTTCTTGCAATTGTGATTGAAATATTCAGCACTCTTTGCTTGTTTGGTTCATAGGAGGATGATAAAATCACAGAACTGGTATCAAAATATGGGCCCACAAAATGGTCTGTCATAGCAAAGTCTTTGCCAGGTCGCATAGGGAAACAATGCCGAGAGCGGTAAGTTTTATGATATCTGgttgtttttgtttcaaaatgccattttatattttaggcttgattaattatttgttttttattattgacTATATGGTCCCTTCTAAGTTTAAGGTAGTCTCTTAATTTCTGAATGTTGCACTGCCTATCTTCTGTCTCATACACTTAAAGTGATTGattatattttactaataattagcttctttatttaatttaattgttgtgtTGGCAAAGTCGAACTTCTTAGATCTTGGATCCTAACTTTTACTGTGAGGAGATGAGGATGATGAAGACTTATAGATTTTTGTCATCATCTATTCtaaccaatgttttcagaattggattggtcattgaattaaaaaagtTATCAGTTCATGGTTCATTGGTCGAATTGGTAGTTGAAACGCCTTTGAACTAGtggaattataaatatataatttaaattttattaaaaataaaataattataaaaattaaacatatataaataattaaaaattttaaatatatttcttcatttatctttaatattaatagattaaatcatgataagaataaaatttattaatctaTTGATATTTCTAattctattaaataataaatatataaccTTTAATGGTtaacatgaaataaaattttattatttaaatatatttacattttaataattatatattttattatttcttatcttaaaaattattaattgtttatatatatttcttatctTGAAATTAAGtatagataaatataaatatttatttgtaattttggtgggttagattttaatttttcccataaaatttcatacttgtttaataaatttacataCTTATTCAGGAGATTTAATCTTATACCCATTTAATATGTTACATTACTTAATTGCCACCATCGATCTCATATCTTTtcagaaaaaccctaaaaacccCTAGAGACCCACCTCCACTGCCACTCTTCCTCTCTTTCTTATTCCCCTCTTTTTTTGTCCACACCCACCACCTCTCTGTTTTCCTGTAAATCTTCCTCCCTCTTTTGTATTGAACCATGACCGCTATCCTCCTCATCAGAAAATGCTTCCACACCACCATCCTCCACATGTCCTTCATCTCTTaatttttgggttaaaaaaatAGACTGGTTCTTACAAAAGTGGCTGAGTGGTCCTGTTTAGTGGTTGAACTACTGAGTTGCACAGTTCAATGCCAGTTTAACACTTTGCCCGGTCCAAATGATGAAACGGTTGAACTGGCCGGTCTGGtccagtttttaaaacattgattttgacatgttgatcttattaaattttatggttttcaggaaaagaaaattgcctatgaaaaaatgattctaaggaaaagaagaaatggtttgttttatgatttgttttttaaattttttttttttttaatattttcaggTGGCACAACCATTTAAATCCAGATATAAAAAAGGATGCTTGGACATTGGACGAAGAACTGGCACTCATGAATGCCCATAGTAAGCATGGGAATAAATGGGCTGAAATAGCAAAGGTTTTACCTGGAAGGTACTGATGCTCGTATGATACACTATTGTTATAACAGGAAGTTAAGGTACCAGTCTGGTGGATCATAGGGGGACAGTGGTTTTTAGAACCTAGGGAAGAAATGTTTATAAGGCTTTCTGTTTGGTAGGTTTGAACTTTTGAAAGATATCTCTTTCTTAATTCAAGACCTTTTGATGCCACAAATATCACACGGCACATTTTCATTTGGAAGTTAGAAAAATGCGGGCAGCTGATCCCAGGAAAGTTTGTGGTAAATTTGATCAACCTCATGATATAGTCTGATATGAAGTGGCAATATGTCCCTCATTAATGAGGCTAAACAAAGAAACATAACAAATTGTAAATTTTCTTCCATTCCACTTTCATATGCCTCTTTGTATGcctacacacacacatacacattcCTGAAACAAAGTACTGAGACCATTAAGTGAAGCCACACAGCCAATGCATGTTGTTGCATGGACAACTGTCTAGTTGATTGTATCCAGAATTCCTGAATCATGAGTTGTTATGATGGTTTAAGTCATGGGGGCTAGATGGATGCTATGCAAAAAGTGAAATCATTTCATTCTTTTACCAGCATTTGAAGGTTACAAAAATGGCTTTCTCTAAATGGTGGGAATTCCAATAAAATCAAAGTCATAGCAGACGAATTGCTGGAACAAAGTGAAATTATGTCATGCCTTGAAATCCCAAAAGAGATGATCTGCATTATAGCACAGCTGCAAAGGTGTTGGAGTCACTTTGCTCAACCTTATGAGAGGCAAGGGGGACCAGTAGaagaaccctttttttttctttttgtctgaGCCTCTAAGGTCTAACCATTCATATTCTGTTGTCAAGGGGTACAACTGCTTCATTAAAGCAATAAACTGCTTAAGGTTCATTTCATATTCTATCCAAATGCTttgcaaaacaaacaaaattgatTTAGACTGCCAGAggcatatattgttttatttggaGTTAAATCTCTTAAATGACTTAAGCTTTGTTATGCAGGACTGACAACTCAATAAAGAATCATTGGAATAGTTCCTTAAAGAAAAAGTTAGATTTCTACTTGGCTACTGGGAAACTTCCACCAGTTGTAAAGAGTGGTTTCCAAAATGGTGCAAAAGACACAAACAGAACCAATGCACCTGGAAAACTGCTTGGTTGTTCAAATAAAGGATCAGAATCTACAGCACAAACTTCATCAGGAACTACAGACTTATGTAAACTAGAAGAAGACAGCAAGGATCAGTTAGAGTCCTCAGCCCCATTACAAGATGCGGGTGTTTCTTTGAGTGTTCCTCCAAATGAGTCTGCTGATTCTGAAGATGCACAGTGCAAGCCATATTTATCCAAAATAGATTGTAGCTGTGGCAATTCAGAGTCAATATTAAGGTTTGAGAAGTGCAGGATCAATGGTAATATCGATGAAAGTAAAGTTGTTGGAACACCCTTGCAGCTTGGAATTCCAACCTATGATTCTTTGTACTATGAACCACCAAGACTAGAGAGTTGTGTTCCATTAGATTCAGATCTCATAAGCAAGTGTTGGATGCAGTATGAATGTGACACAAGTCCTTTTATGTCACCTATTAGTTTCTTCACTCCACCTTGTGTGAAGGGTAGTAGTTTGTCTATGCAAAGTCCACAATCAATCTTGAAAAATGCTGCCAGGACCTTTCCCAATACTCCTTCCATATTAAGAAAGAGAAAGACGGAGGCTCAAACACCTCTGCTCCCTACAAAAATTGGGAAAGCAGATCAGGAAGCAGTCAATGATAGTTTTCATGCATCTGATGAACAAGAAAGAACTGGGAATAGTTTAGAGAAGTCCGTGTCTCGAGATGGAAGTTCATGTGATAGTCCTGCTTGTCATGGTGATAACAGCATTGGTCTATGCAATGGTAAGGCTTTTAATGCATCTCCTCCATACCGATTAAGATCCAAACGAACTGCCGTTTTCAAGTCTGTGGAGAAACAACTTGAGTTTGCATTTGACCGAGAGAAGTGTGATGGGAATACCAAATCTACAGAGAAGGGGAATTCTCCTGTTGCTGAAGACTGCTTGCGTGCAACAAAGATGGGGGTTACCTAGGACATAAAGTGTAAGTGCATTCTTGAATTATAAATTTGCTAATGGTTATGCTCTAAATCTATTTGgttcattttgtttgtttgtttgtttccttttttccaAAAGTACaagttttgagaatttattttactttttatttttactatgaTATTTCTTCATTCAGATTTGTTGCttgataattaaatttagaCCCTGCAAGGGATTTTCATCTTTGTATCAATTAAAGACATTTTTGAACTTGATCACTACTCAGATACTTTTGCATAAAATGAATAATCCTTTGTATGGTATTATGTGTGCTATGTTGTCTTAACATTATATCCATGGTCATGTCTATAGTTGCAGCATTGTGAAGCATACAACACACACAACAAATAATCTCACTAGTCCAACAGATGCAAGATATGAACAAGGAGTACTAAGTAGAAGTTTAAATCattgaaaaatgaaacaaatttgtTATTGTATCATTTATAGTTTTTAGTACTTAAGTTTAATTAGCTcattgaaggaaaaacagaaacGTTTAGTTCATCTAAGTCCCTACTCTacactttcatttattttagggAAAATTACACCTCCTCCTAAAGGTTGGTGGATAAATGGTATCCTTCCGTAATATTAGATAAGGGACACAGCCTGCCATCGAGATTTGATGAAGATACAATGACCTCCCTTCTGTCCGATTTAAGGTTGCCAAAACTCTGATATCATGTCTCAAATACTCTGcaaatattttttaggtttaCTGAAACAAATAATTAACAAGAAGACCAGATTAAGCCTCCAAAGAGTAGCTGAGAGTCTCTTTTGAATGGAGTATTTGATGTGTTTAGTAACTTTTTAGGGAGcaaacaaataatattattattattattgttgttgttgttattctgataagtaaaattttttacaaaGAGCACAAAAACAACCCAAGTACAATTGTATACAAACACCAAgatgacaaaagaaaaagaaatgaaaaagacaCTTCACCACTTAAGTCCCATCAAAAACATCAATGAAATACATCAATAAATGATCATTCTCCTTATGGTGACAGTTTTTAGGAAGATAAAAATTGTTAAACAGCTTCCTTCCTGGGGACTGCTCCCCATCATGTCTAATTCGATTTCTCTCATAGAGGCTTGGAAGGCATCCTGTTGACAGCCCTTTACTATCCTCTTTCTTCGCTCTTTATTTTTcactatttcttatttttatgaatCCTCGTGGAAGAAGCTACATCCAGTAGAAGTAAGCAGCTGACTTCCTCAACTCACTTGAAGTGGTGAAGTTGATCAACATAGATATAAACCATTTTGGCTACATCTGAGGTAGAGTAGATATGAGTATTGAATCTCCAGCTTCACTAAATATAGCTGCTGTAATCTTTTTGGTTTGGGATATGCCAGGAGGTCAAACTTTGGAGAAAGCACAtagaatttcattttttgttttttctttcttcatttaaaTCACATTTCAGTGTCTAATAGGTTCCTATTGGTCTTCTATGTTTATTATATTGATAGTGATTCTTTACAACAGTTCTAATATTCTTTACAATGGTTCTAATATGATATTTCATATCCTATTAAATTCAGTAGGGCTGGGCTTTATCATATCCTTTAGTTGCACCTACAACCTAAATATCTAATATAAAAGTGAAGATAGCAATGCATGCTAGGAAGTTCCTGAATCAATAAATGGGACCTCCATATCTCCAACAAAGTGGTGCAGTAGATTGGCTTCAATGTGAACAGATATAGTTAGCTTGCGCAGGAAAGCGATTGACCTCTTTAGCTCCCTTGAAGTAGTGGTGAAGCAAATTTTATCCATCCATGGTTCAAAGTTGGTGTATCAATTGCCATCTTGGGAGGTCCCAAAATAGTCACCTATGTTAGATCTATATTATACCATATGTACAAacctatcaatatatatatcataccATATGTACAATGCTTTAGTTAAAAGgctaaaaaaattctaaaaaaataaattagtcaTATCCTATGTTAGATCTAATATCAGGTCCtatcttaataaattaaataaaatatctgcCACATTTGACgttatttaaataattgtaaAGCATATGTTGGAATTAGTATATGataatattaagaataaaaaatctacTATTTTTAGTACAATTATTTTTCTACCAGAGAACACATAATGCAACGgtcaatttcaaattaaatgatgTGGAGGCTTGAAGTAATCGTTGTTAGTCCTATGATGAGTACTGTTCGATCAATACTTTGAACCTTGGATCTAGCATTGAGCATGTGAGGTTGAGGTTTTTGATGGCATTCCATGGCATGTGTTTTTCCCTCTTCTtagttttatttgttaaataacAGTtcctcttcttttatttttgttagtttggGACATGAATGCAAATAtagttttatttgttaaataggAATCCTCATGATCAAGATTTGCAGGATGTGTCAACATGTCTTTTGAATCAACATGATTTCCAAGTCAAGTAGTTCTTGTCAGTATTTTGTTTCTAGTAACAGGGGTGACCCTCATTCCCCAATTGCTTATCAGGCACAAGGGGCTAGCCCAAACCCCAGATACACAAAATCACTTAAACCATGCATATGGGATAATTCTTGGTGTTTGATGCCTGTTGGAGTTATTGTTTGCCCAGGCTCACCCCTTTACCATTGGGTTGGTCACCTTTGCAGGTTTCCTGTTGGCCTGTTGAAGTTTGACATGCATCCAAGATTTATTGTTAATTTTCTTGCTGTAATATAAATCCCGTCAGTTGTTTGCAATCTCATTCTTTCCATAGTTTAATTCGTTTTCTCAACTATTTTATTCATGAGAGTTAAAGGACATGTGCTATGTGCAACATGAGCAGTTTTCAATCTGTGTTGGGCATTATTGGTCCATATTTTGCTGTCCTACAATTAAACTACAGATGAAATGAAACTTCCTTGGTTTTTGCGCCAAATTATTGGGATCTCTTCAGAGTTGAGATGTTCGTTTTCTTGGTTTCTCACTTTGGCAATCATGTGGCGGATGTGTTAGCAAATCATAGAGCTaaacatttggtttcttttgtaAGAGGTTTTATATATCTATGAATTGTGTCTTGTGTTGCCCTAATTATTTTAATGTATGAAGATAGATTTACCTTCTTAAACTACCATACTATCATTCGCCTTTTTTATCAAACTTTGTATAgagaattttatatttc includes the following:
- the LOC100256181 gene encoding transcription factor MYB3R-3; the protein is MADVKLEEEECCVENKQLVTASSSSLSEGSGSVTVKSPGICSPATTSPSHRRTTGPIRRAKGGWTPQEDDTLRTAVAYFKGKSWKKIAEFFPDRSEVQCLHRWQKVLNPELVKGPWTQEEDDKITELVSKYGPTKWSVIAKSLPGRIGKQCRERWHNHLNPDIKKDAWTLDEELALMNAHSKHGNKWAEIAKVLPGRTDNSIKNHWNSSLKKKLDFYLATGKLPPVVKSGFQNGAKDTNRTNAPGKLLGCSNKGSESTAQTSSGTTDLCKLEEDSKDQLESSAPLQDAGVSLSVPPNESADSEDAQCKPYLSKIDCSCGNSESILRFEKCRINGNIDESKVVGTPLQLGIPTYDSLYYEPPRLESCVPLDSDLISKCWMQYECDTSPFMSPISFFTPPCVKGSSLSMQSPQSILKNAARTFPNTPSILRKRKTEAQTPLLPTKIGKADQEAVNDSFHASDEQERTGNSLEKSVSRDGSSCDSPACHGDNSIGLCNGKAFNASPPYRLRSKRTAVFKSVEKQLEFAFDREKCDGNTKSTEKGNSPVAEDCLRATKMGVT